In one Bacillus thuringiensis genomic region, the following are encoded:
- a CDS encoding SDR family NAD(P)-dependent oxidoreductase, protein MRVFITGGSRGLGLQLVKVSYENGHIVYPLVRTEVAVTQLKQIFSGRCFPIMADLSADESTEQIKKQLEEYTEYVDLVINNAGITGKETEILHTNSEELTNLFNIHCLGVIRAVKGTYVALAKSNHPRIINVSSRLGSLHKMANKKFPQGQFSYSYRIAKAAQNMLTLCLQQEFENKGIRVTAIHPGKLKTDIGAFDANMTPAEGAKNIYDWVIDSNEDISGKFIKPGVGELKW, encoded by the coding sequence ATGAGAGTGTTTATTACAGGTGGCAGCCGCGGGTTAGGATTACAGTTAGTAAAAGTATCTTATGAAAATGGGCATATCGTTTATCCATTAGTTAGAACTGAGGTTGCGGTAACGCAATTGAAGCAAATATTTAGTGGTAGATGTTTTCCTATAATGGCAGACTTATCGGCTGATGAGAGTACGGAGCAAATTAAGAAGCAGCTTGAGGAATATACAGAGTATGTTGATCTAGTTATAAATAACGCTGGCATTACTGGGAAGGAGACTGAGATTTTACATACAAATTCAGAAGAGTTAACGAACTTATTTAATATTCATTGCTTAGGTGTAATTCGGGCTGTAAAAGGTACATATGTGGCGTTGGCTAAATCGAATCATCCGAGAATAATAAATGTGTCCTCTCGATTAGGATCATTACATAAAATGGCGAACAAAAAGTTTCCGCAAGGCCAGTTCTCATATTCATATCGAATTGCTAAAGCTGCACAAAATATGTTAACACTCTGCTTACAACAAGAGTTTGAGAATAAAGGAATTCGTGTAACTGCCATTCACCCAGGAAAATTAAAAACTGATATTGGTGCCTTTGATGCGAATATGACTCCGGCTGAAGGAGCAAAAAATATATATGATTGGGTAATAGATTCAAATGAGGATATTTCAGGAAAGTTTATTAAGCCTGGTGTGGGGGAATTGAAGTGGTGA
- a CDS encoding class I adenylate-forming enzyme family protein, whose translation MRQLLQKRAMQSPSLEALVGGKKRYSFQQYNERVNQFAHYLLHNGVQRGDRIGILCKNNHPFPSVMMASLKIGAVFIPLNHQLTVYELETIVKEAKLKVLVIDEEFSEVLLKVDAVKEIPYVIQTTKEGFGSFELELQKQPTTEPNVEVHEEDDAIYLFTSGTTGQAKACVIGHKNLHHYFAEIAGQREIPAGERFLSVHPLFHMSGVLSILNCIYHGVTMIFLADSNPALIWDKIEEEKITTMLAFPAVYSYMLDELHKKERNISTFKVAQSGGTKVPETLIQKYMEKGIYMVQGYGSTEGWVVTSWHPMMGKEKMSSVGKTLKNVEVKIVHPETGHELTTNEVGEIHVKSPYMFKGYWNNEKATKKVVKDNWFNMGDAGMIDDDGFLHIMGRYKDVIIRGGDNVYPDQVEDVIHEIHGVLEVAVVGVPDDFWGEVPRAYLVKDSETTLTEESILQYCKEKLASYKIPEVVFIDELPKNALGKVLKRELRDAVLVK comes from the coding sequence ATGCGACAATTATTACAAAAGAGAGCAATGCAATCACCAAGTTTGGAAGCGCTTGTAGGGGGGAAGAAAAGATATTCGTTTCAGCAATATAATGAACGAGTAAATCAGTTTGCACATTATTTGTTACATAATGGTGTGCAAAGAGGAGATCGTATAGGAATACTATGCAAAAATAATCACCCATTTCCAAGCGTTATGATGGCAAGTTTAAAAATTGGAGCGGTATTTATTCCGCTAAATCATCAGCTGACTGTTTATGAATTAGAAACGATTGTAAAAGAAGCGAAATTAAAAGTGTTAGTTATTGATGAAGAATTTAGTGAAGTGTTATTAAAGGTTGATGCTGTTAAAGAAATTCCTTATGTAATTCAAACGACAAAAGAAGGCTTTGGTTCATTTGAATTAGAGTTGCAAAAACAGCCAACGACAGAACCGAACGTAGAAGTTCATGAAGAAGACGATGCCATTTACTTGTTTACATCAGGAACGACTGGACAGGCGAAAGCATGTGTAATTGGACATAAAAACTTACATCATTATTTTGCTGAAATTGCGGGACAAAGAGAAATCCCAGCAGGTGAACGCTTTTTATCTGTGCATCCATTGTTTCATATGAGTGGCGTGCTTTCTATTTTAAATTGTATTTATCATGGCGTTACGATGATCTTCTTAGCTGATTCGAATCCTGCTCTTATTTGGGATAAGATTGAAGAAGAGAAAATTACTACGATGCTTGCTTTCCCAGCCGTTTATAGCTACATGCTTGATGAACTACATAAAAAAGAACGTAACATTTCAACCTTTAAAGTAGCACAAAGCGGTGGTACAAAAGTGCCAGAAACACTCATTCAAAAATATATGGAAAAAGGCATATATATGGTGCAAGGCTATGGTAGTACAGAAGGTTGGGTTGTAACCTCATGGCATCCAATGATGGGAAAAGAAAAGATGTCTTCTGTAGGAAAGACCTTGAAAAATGTAGAGGTGAAAATTGTTCATCCGGAAACAGGACATGAACTAACAACAAATGAAGTTGGAGAGATTCATGTGAAAAGTCCATACATGTTTAAAGGATATTGGAATAATGAAAAGGCGACAAAGAAGGTAGTAAAAGATAACTGGTTTAACATGGGTGATGCTGGCATGATAGATGATGATGGATTCCTGCATATTATGGGAAGATATAAAGACGTTATTATACGCGGTGGTGACAACGTATATCCAGATCAGGTAGAAGATGTTATTCATGAAATACATGGTGTTTTAGAAGTTGCAGTAGTTGGAGTTCCAGATGACTTTTGGGGAGAGGTTCCAAGAGCTTATCTTGTGAAGGATAGCGAAACAACATTAACAGAAGAAAGTATTCTTCAGTATTGCAAAGAGAAATTAGCAAGTTATAAAATACCAGAAGTAGTATTCATAGATGAGTTGCCGAAAAACGCTTTAGGAAAAGTGTTGAAGAGGGAATTACGAGATGCAGTTCTTGTGAAATAG
- a CDS encoding NAD(P)H-dependent oxidoreductase: MKTLVIVAHPDIEKSKINKRWIEELEKYSDEITVHELYKVAPNWEFNIEEEQKLLVEHDRYIFQFPLYWYSSPPLLKKWFDDVLTYGFAYGSKGDKVKGKEFGVAISIGGLEKDYENSGITMDELTKPFQATCLYTGMEFIPSFYLYGAEYKLSDEEIDKSAPEYVQYVMNKKYSNI, from the coding sequence ATGAAAACACTTGTAATTGTAGCACATCCTGATATTGAAAAATCAAAAATTAATAAAAGATGGATTGAAGAACTTGAGAAATATTCGGATGAAATTACGGTGCATGAATTGTATAAAGTGGCACCGAATTGGGAGTTTAATATTGAAGAAGAGCAAAAGTTATTAGTAGAACATGACAGATATATATTTCAATTTCCGCTTTACTGGTACAGCTCACCACCATTATTAAAAAAATGGTTCGATGATGTATTAACATATGGATTTGCGTACGGATCTAAAGGAGATAAAGTGAAGGGGAAAGAATTTGGTGTAGCTATTTCTATAGGTGGATTAGAAAAAGACTATGAAAATAGTGGAATTACAATGGATGAGTTGACGAAACCATTCCAAGCTACATGCTTATACACAGGTATGGAATTTATACCTTCCTTTTATTTATATGGTGCAGAATATAAACTAAGTGATGAAGAGATTGATAAAAGTGCACCTGAGTATGTGCAATATGTGATGAACAAGAAGTATTCTAATATATAA
- a CDS encoding winged helix-turn-helix transcriptional regulator has product MNQNDDCPIATTLDVIGGKWKVHILCVLIDGKMRTNEIRREIPNITQKVLTQQLRQLEADGIIHRTAYQEVPPKVEYTLSEYGKSLMQIMDELCEWGKDHQMKRLHD; this is encoded by the coding sequence ATGAATCAAAATGATGACTGCCCAATTGCAACTACACTCGATGTAATCGGTGGAAAATGGAAAGTTCATATTTTATGTGTCTTAATAGATGGAAAAATGCGAACAAATGAAATCCGACGAGAAATTCCAAACATTACGCAAAAAGTTCTTACACAACAACTTCGGCAACTTGAAGCTGATGGTATTATCCATCGTACTGCATATCAAGAAGTTCCACCAAAGGTTGAGTACACACTAAGTGAATACGGAAAATCTTTAATGCAAATTATGGATGAATTATGTGAATGGGGGAAAGATCATCAAATGAAAAGATTACATGACTAA